In a single window of the Streptomyces sp. NBC_00353 genome:
- a CDS encoding DNRLRE domain-containing protein, whose product MGWAAQHAKGSKAWAITQAKKTGKRVVATDETTPTTYTVANPDGTLTTELTAGPERVWKNGAWQKADARLVRDADGGIAAKAHPNGLRLGGKSGTPPKSLRAAQDDTARDLVTLGSDDSKVTLQWKGGLPQPELDGTHARYRNAVPGADVIVEATRTGFEQFVEISERPAGAYAYTLPVKAKGLKAKANKDGSVTFTDARTGAKRAIMPAPVMWDAAVDKVSGEHTHRARVDMKVVSKGAGEVDLVVTPSAKFIADPATKFPVTVDPSTSALANTFDTYVQQGETVDWSTDVELDFGNPGTKNADGTPRTARSFITWNTTPIQDALIVDTNLSLWNFHSGNTDCSAQKWTVWDTSAPSTSSRWAAQPTWNQEYHSSTETKGNPDCAATQPDGWINADVDTLVQTWASAKATRGHMGLRAATDDTKAWKRVNSANNTANQPKLSVTYNYRPSDGTNRQAGAPFKSYAGVWAVNTTTPTLRDTFTDPDGDKVNGTFQVYDAATNTPITTPAGEGLIVSDFVDSGKPASVTVPAGQLQDGKTYRFRTNAYDGTHYNLSWSPWTQFVVDTTAPGLPDVTSTTYPENLPGGATGEQGRFDVDTKTDDAREVQYRVGPADTDDDGNSGNTSPDGWQSTPANPTLSATASFSVTPTADGSHQAEVRTVDRADNVGTTRVYGFASPRRTDTGRAKVVDIDLPTPNITAAPPAFHDGPQPAWEWVTTRANGTVADGKPQVYRSENGTSRSTVTITPLAKLERTPEQMEQLEGTQPRPRLAEYPDPIITGSWCDPTSVNIEAQMTRTEACLPQQVSYKVTDLSTPPKVYEQIFDVLYTVKVDPVSNKIKTWMQIFPKQLGFAPNLPFPGGVNGMITLDVQSWCQSDGCDKQQQDWDFYGGKSTWNGNQDQHIITGIADFEWNGNVNNAAGTKDRDLSKVMPLRWWMDWGTTVPGVPVEDDSKGPSLPVTARCDKVVSGKNPGCVLPAYKPGYTINSEAFPGAAAHIWLIQNKHAKKLGQSPQTPLHYLPSKARNAPGQETENKLDNGKPGNRKAICGRAFRKHPDTATIATPSGNADPISCDEYPFAATYESSGFPTANGGLNAAQNIDYAGLECVQTVVAKGDGTREHLYNDTTYDDPKWPALCGRSSMSNYVNTQSMQPFGVKFAKDFRLLDYDEYWVDPANARFSGCDPSQAVIKCKMN is encoded by the coding sequence CTGGGGTGGGCGGCTCAGCACGCCAAGGGCTCGAAGGCCTGGGCGATCACTCAGGCGAAGAAGACCGGGAAGAGGGTCGTCGCCACTGACGAGACGACGCCCACCACGTACACCGTCGCCAACCCGGACGGCACCCTCACCACCGAACTGACCGCCGGCCCCGAACGGGTCTGGAAGAACGGCGCGTGGCAGAAGGCCGATGCCAGACTCGTCCGGGACGCCGACGGCGGCATCGCCGCGAAGGCGCACCCCAACGGCCTGCGCCTGGGCGGCAAGAGCGGAACCCCGCCGAAGTCGCTGCGCGCGGCGCAGGACGACACCGCCCGTGACCTCGTCACCCTGGGCAGTGACGACAGCAAGGTGACCCTCCAGTGGAAGGGCGGCCTGCCCCAGCCCGAACTGGACGGCACCCACGCCCGCTACCGGAACGCGGTGCCCGGCGCCGATGTGATCGTCGAGGCCACCCGTACCGGCTTCGAGCAGTTCGTCGAGATCTCGGAGCGACCGGCCGGCGCCTACGCTTACACCCTCCCGGTAAAGGCCAAGGGGCTGAAGGCGAAGGCCAACAAGGACGGTTCGGTCACCTTCACCGATGCCAGGACCGGTGCGAAGCGGGCCATCATGCCCGCTCCGGTCATGTGGGACGCCGCCGTCGACAAGGTCTCCGGTGAGCACACCCACCGCGCCCGCGTCGACATGAAGGTCGTAAGCAAGGGCGCCGGAGAGGTCGACCTGGTGGTCACCCCGTCGGCGAAGTTCATCGCGGACCCGGCGACGAAGTTCCCGGTCACCGTCGACCCGTCCACCTCCGCGCTGGCGAACACCTTCGACACGTACGTGCAGCAGGGCGAGACCGTCGACTGGTCCACCGATGTCGAACTCGACTTCGGTAACCCGGGTACCAAGAACGCCGACGGCACCCCGCGCACAGCGCGCTCCTTCATCACCTGGAACACCACACCGATCCAGGACGCGCTCATCGTCGACACCAACCTGTCGCTGTGGAACTTCCACTCCGGCAACACCGACTGCAGCGCCCAGAAGTGGACGGTCTGGGACACCAGCGCCCCCTCCACCTCCTCGCGCTGGGCAGCACAGCCCACGTGGAATCAGGAGTACCACTCCTCCACCGAGACCAAGGGCAATCCGGACTGCGCCGCCACCCAGCCCGACGGCTGGATCAACGCCGACGTCGACACCCTCGTCCAGACCTGGGCGTCCGCCAAGGCCACCCGCGGCCACATGGGCCTACGAGCCGCGACCGACGACACCAAGGCCTGGAAGCGGGTCAACTCCGCGAACAACACGGCGAACCAGCCCAAGCTGAGCGTCACCTACAACTACCGGCCCTCCGACGGCACCAACCGGCAGGCCGGTGCGCCGTTCAAGTCGTACGCGGGGGTGTGGGCGGTCAACACCACCACCCCGACGCTGCGGGACACGTTCACCGACCCGGACGGCGACAAGGTCAACGGCACCTTCCAGGTCTACGACGCCGCCACGAACACCCCGATCACCACGCCCGCGGGCGAGGGCCTGATCGTGTCGGACTTCGTCGACTCCGGGAAGCCGGCCTCCGTCACCGTCCCGGCCGGGCAGCTCCAGGACGGCAAGACCTACAGGTTCCGCACCAACGCCTACGACGGCACCCACTACAACCTCAGCTGGTCCCCCTGGACCCAGTTCGTCGTGGACACCACCGCCCCCGGCCTGCCGGACGTCACCTCGACGACCTACCCGGAGAACCTGCCAGGCGGCGCCACCGGTGAGCAGGGCCGGTTCGACGTCGACACCAAGACCGACGACGCCCGCGAGGTGCAGTACCGGGTCGGTCCCGCCGACACCGACGACGACGGCAACAGCGGCAACACCAGCCCCGACGGATGGCAGAGCACGCCGGCGAACCCGACCCTCAGCGCCACCGCGTCCTTCTCCGTCACCCCGACCGCCGACGGCAGCCACCAGGCGGAGGTGCGCACGGTGGACCGGGCCGACAACGTGGGGACGACCCGCGTGTACGGCTTCGCCTCGCCGCGCCGAACCGACACCGGGCGCGCCAAGGTGGTCGACATCGACCTGCCCACGCCGAACATCACCGCGGCCCCACCGGCCTTTCATGACGGGCCGCAGCCCGCGTGGGAGTGGGTGACGACGCGGGCCAACGGGACCGTGGCCGACGGTAAGCCGCAGGTGTACCGCAGCGAGAACGGCACGAGCCGTTCGACGGTGACGATCACGCCGCTCGCGAAGCTGGAGCGCACTCCGGAGCAGATGGAACAGTTGGAGGGGACACAGCCGCGGCCGCGGCTCGCCGAGTACCCGGACCCGATCATCACGGGCTCTTGGTGTGATCCCACCTCGGTCAACATCGAGGCGCAGATGACCCGGACCGAGGCGTGCCTGCCGCAGCAGGTCTCCTACAAGGTCACGGACCTGTCCACACCGCCGAAGGTGTATGAGCAGATCTTCGATGTGCTGTACACGGTGAAGGTCGATCCGGTGAGCAACAAGATCAAGACGTGGATGCAGATCTTCCCCAAGCAGCTGGGCTTCGCGCCCAATCTGCCGTTCCCCGGCGGCGTCAACGGGATGATCACCCTCGACGTGCAGTCCTGGTGCCAGTCCGACGGCTGTGACAAGCAGCAACAGGACTGGGACTTCTATGGAGGCAAGTCGACCTGGAACGGGAACCAGGACCAGCACATCATCACCGGCATCGCCGACTTCGAGTGGAACGGCAACGTCAACAACGCCGCGGGCACCAAGGACAGGGACCTGTCCAAGGTAATGCCGCTGCGGTGGTGGATGGACTGGGGCACCACCGTGCCGGGCGTTCCGGTCGAGGATGACTCCAAGGGGCCCTCGCTGCCCGTCACGGCACGCTGCGACAAGGTCGTCTCCGGCAAGAACCCCGGGTGCGTCCTGCCGGCGTACAAGCCGGGCTACACCATCAACTCCGAGGCGTTCCCGGGTGCGGCGGCGCACATATGGTTGATCCAGAACAAGCACGCCAAGAAGCTGGGCCAGTCCCCGCAGACCCCGCTGCACTACCTGCCGTCCAAGGCGCGCAACGCGCCCGGCCAGGAGACCGAGAACAAGCTGGACAACGGCAAACCGGGTAACCGCAAGGCGATCTGTGGACGGGCGTTCCGCAAGCACCCCGACACCGCCACGATCGCAACCCCGAGCGGCAACGCCGACCCGATCTCATGCGACGAGTATCCGTTCGCGGCGACGTACGAGTCCTCAGGATTCCCGACGGCCAACGGCGGTCTCAACGCTGCCCAGAACATCGACTACGCGGGCCTGGAGTGCGTGCAGACGGTGGTGGCCAAGGGTGACGGCACCCGTGAGCACCTGTACAACGACACGACGTACGACGACCCGAAGTGGCCTGCGCTGTGCGGCCGCTCGTCGATGTCGAACTACGTCAACACACAGTCGATGCAGCCGTTCGGCGTGAAGTTCGCCAAGGATTTCCGGCTGCTGGACTACGACGAGTACTGGGTCGATCCGGCCAACGCCCGCTTCTCGGGCTGCGACCCGTCCCAGGCTGTCATCAAGTGCAAGATGAACTGA
- a CDS encoding SMI1/KNR4 family protein, protein MSDVLPAWAAITNWLAAHAPASHATLRPGATEADVQSVEDGLGAPLPADLVTLLLTCNGTVDASDVERDPDEYDPGLFLAQHHLLPLEAIVAVRGSGESADQFWGDWVPFAVADYAVTPWDGLAVEPGGRLATFSQASGEPPSQPHTEPGHASLAEFLNALAEALTRGTGPLTATATPGFHEGALVWGPLPGDATPWAPAHSENESPA, encoded by the coding sequence ATGAGCGACGTTCTGCCCGCATGGGCCGCCATCACCAACTGGCTAGCAGCACACGCGCCCGCCTCGCACGCCACACTGCGACCGGGCGCGACCGAGGCCGATGTCCAGTCCGTCGAAGACGGACTGGGAGCACCTCTCCCTGCGGACTTGGTGACGCTGCTGCTGACGTGCAACGGAACAGTCGACGCGTCGGACGTAGAACGCGACCCCGACGAGTACGACCCTGGTCTGTTCCTCGCCCAGCATCATCTGCTGCCGCTGGAGGCAATCGTGGCCGTCCGCGGCAGCGGCGAAAGTGCCGATCAGTTCTGGGGCGACTGGGTGCCATTCGCCGTCGCCGACTATGCAGTCACCCCGTGGGACGGCCTGGCCGTCGAACCGGGTGGCAGGCTCGCCACCTTCTCCCAAGCCAGTGGCGAGCCGCCGTCCCAGCCGCATACCGAACCCGGGCACGCGTCGCTCGCCGAGTTCCTGAACGCTCTAGCAGAGGCCCTCACGCGAGGCACCGGCCCGTTGACTGCCACGGCTACGCCTGGGTTCCACGAAGGGGCGCTGGTGTGGGGGCCGTTGCCAGGTGATGCTACTCCCTGGGCACCAGCGCACTCGGAGAACGAGTCCCCAGCCTAG
- a CDS encoding Cof-type HAD-IIB family hydrolase, whose amino-acid sequence MPTRPIRLLLADVDGTLVTSDKLLTDRTVQAVHKLHDAGVLFAVTSGRPPRGMSMIIEPLALATELAAFNGGLIVNPDMTVVEQQVIPMEVVAPAVALMESFGLSVWIYRGADWYVRDLKGPHVDRESWTVQFAPTLVPGFDGLEQGAAKIVGVSDDHQVVEAAAVAARARFGEHVSAARSQPYYLDVTHPQANKGSVVKYWSAKLRISPEQIATIGDMPNDVLMFAHSGLSIAMGNASHEVQRAARRVTTSNEEEGFANAVEQFIL is encoded by the coding sequence ATGCCAACCCGACCGATCCGTCTACTTCTTGCCGACGTCGACGGCACTTTGGTCACGAGCGACAAGCTCCTCACCGACCGCACTGTCCAGGCGGTCCACAAGCTCCACGACGCCGGCGTCCTCTTCGCGGTGACCAGCGGGAGACCACCCCGCGGCATGTCCATGATCATCGAGCCCCTGGCGCTGGCCACTGAACTCGCCGCCTTCAACGGTGGTCTCATCGTCAACCCGGACATGACCGTTGTCGAACAGCAGGTCATTCCGATGGAGGTGGTGGCCCCGGCCGTCGCGCTGATGGAGTCGTTCGGCCTCAGCGTCTGGATCTACCGGGGCGCCGACTGGTACGTCCGCGATCTCAAGGGGCCGCACGTTGATCGCGAGAGCTGGACGGTGCAGTTCGCGCCCACGCTCGTTCCCGGTTTCGACGGGCTGGAGCAGGGCGCCGCCAAGATCGTCGGGGTCAGCGATGACCACCAGGTCGTAGAGGCGGCCGCGGTCGCAGCTCGCGCGCGGTTCGGCGAGCATGTCTCGGCCGCCCGCTCGCAGCCCTACTACCTCGATGTGACCCATCCGCAGGCCAACAAGGGCAGCGTCGTCAAGTACTGGTCCGCCAAGCTCCGGATTTCCCCCGAGCAGATCGCCACGATCGGCGACATGCCCAACGACGTGCTGATGTTCGCTCACTCGGGACTGTCCATCGCGATGGGCAACGCCAGCCACGAGGTCCAGCGCGCGGCGAGGCGAGTTACGACGAGCAACGAGGAGGAGGGTTTCGCGAACGCGGTCGAGCAGTTCATCCTATGA
- a CDS encoding transposase, which translates to MVPAACSRGVARQRPTARRAVAASLVAAMDVTTGDVLTEIIARNDAATFTAFLDQLDAVVAPGRDIHVVLDNGSNHTVKHTKKWLADHPRRTVHWTPPHASG; encoded by the coding sequence GTGGTTCCGGCCGCCTGCTCGCGCGGCGTCGCGAGACAGCGGCCTACGGCGCGTCGTGCTGTCGCCGCCTCGCTGGTCGCCGCGATGGACGTGACCACCGGCGACGTCCTCACCGAGATCATCGCCCGCAACGACGCGGCGACGTTCACCGCCTTCCTCGACCAACTCGACGCGGTCGTCGCACCAGGCCGGGACATTCACGTCGTGCTGGACAACGGCTCTAACCACACTGTCAAGCACACCAAGAAGTGGCTGGCCGACCACCCGCGCCGGACCGTGCACTGGACCCCGCCGCACGCCTCTGGTTGA
- a CDS encoding 2'-5' RNA ligase family protein, producing the protein MAADSAGQYRAGETALIVEVPEAEPVVGSWRERFDASVGAGVPAHVSVLYPFLSQDRVGDQVLGVLGELFGSHSAFDLRFRECGRFPGVLYLAPESDDQLRALTLAVADRWPEAPPYGGQFAEVIPHLTVAHGQEPSVLDAVEADLSSRLPVTTHVGSVQLLVFDGIVWRERADFALRTPRVDAGQADLSGLPS; encoded by the coding sequence ATGGCGGCAGACAGTGCGGGTCAGTATCGGGCGGGCGAGACAGCACTGATCGTTGAGGTGCCCGAGGCCGAGCCGGTCGTGGGCAGCTGGCGTGAGCGGTTCGACGCGTCGGTGGGGGCCGGGGTCCCGGCGCATGTGTCGGTGCTCTATCCGTTTCTGAGCCAGGACCGCGTCGGTGATCAAGTTTTGGGTGTCCTGGGCGAACTCTTCGGATCCCACAGTGCTTTTGATCTTCGTTTCCGGGAGTGCGGTCGCTTCCCCGGGGTGCTTTACCTCGCCCCGGAGTCGGACGATCAGCTCCGGGCGCTCACCCTGGCGGTCGCTGACCGGTGGCCGGAGGCGCCGCCGTATGGGGGCCAGTTTGCCGAGGTCATTCCACATCTGACGGTGGCGCATGGCCAGGAGCCGAGTGTGTTGGACGCCGTTGAGGCCGACCTGTCGAGTCGGCTGCCGGTCACGACGCACGTCGGTTCGGTCCAGCTGTTGGTCTTCGATGGCATCGTGTGGCGTGAACGGGCGGACTTCGCCTTGCGTACGCCACGGGTCGATGCTGGTCAGGCGGATTTGAGTGGGCTGCCGTCGTAG
- a CDS encoding NACHT N-terminal Helical domain 1-containing protein: MEPTAIGTRLASAAIAPLVKKLFVTEGPGAGLVDKPIRISGHVSFKGEKRTLTATDVRELAAELVKQALRAGEHPIRADEQQAVTDALADTLQALGELTISDLDAVRLGHQAFARDLRRVSDSPERHLTDDGAYFYEALLDTACLHILHFFTQRSTFVAHTLVRQTRAVDELILKVDELMRRSTLPGGEEAAFEQAYLGRVQMAVRPPSTATVAPVM; encoded by the coding sequence TTGGAACCAACTGCCATCGGCACCCGGCTGGCCTCGGCTGCGATAGCCCCCCTCGTCAAGAAGCTCTTCGTCACCGAAGGTCCCGGAGCCGGCCTGGTCGACAAGCCGATCCGCATCTCTGGCCACGTCTCGTTCAAAGGCGAGAAGCGGACCCTCACCGCAACCGATGTTCGCGAACTCGCCGCCGAACTCGTCAAACAGGCGTTGCGTGCAGGCGAACACCCCATCCGTGCGGACGAACAGCAGGCCGTCACCGACGCACTCGCCGACACCCTCCAGGCCCTCGGCGAACTGACCATCAGCGATCTCGACGCCGTCCGTCTCGGCCACCAGGCCTTCGCCCGCGACCTGAGGCGTGTGAGCGACAGTCCCGAACGCCATCTCACGGACGACGGCGCGTACTTCTACGAGGCCTTGCTCGACACCGCCTGCCTGCATATCCTCCACTTCTTCACGCAGCGCTCGACCTTCGTCGCGCACACCCTCGTCCGGCAGACCCGCGCGGTCGACGAACTCATACTCAAAGTCGACGAGTTGATGCGTCGCAGCACGCTCCCCGGCGGCGAGGAGGCCGCCTTCGAGCAGGCGTACCTCGGGCGGGTTCAGATGGCGGTGCGGCCGCCGTCGACGGCGACGGTCGCGCCGGTGATGTAG
- a CDS encoding SDR family NAD(P)-dependent oxidoreductase gives MSVEHEELNLRPLTALVTGATSGIGRAVAERLAADGMSVVVTGRNAERGAETVNEITAADGEARFIQADLADPAGIDRLAAEVGEIDVLVNNAGHAVLAPTEEMKLSDYDAMFAGNVRAAFFLVAAFAPAMAARGSGSVINMGSMAGSLGLATAAAYGATKAALASLTQSWTAEYSGRGVRFNTVAPGPVYTRPDFRYLYDAIAETTAMKRAAEPAEIAEVVAFLASSKASYITGATVAVDGGRTAI, from the coding sequence ATGTCTGTGGAGCACGAAGAACTCAACCTGCGCCCCCTCACCGCACTGGTCACCGGGGCCACCTCCGGCATCGGCCGGGCGGTCGCCGAACGGCTTGCCGCCGACGGAATGTCCGTCGTCGTGACCGGCCGCAACGCCGAGCGCGGCGCCGAGACCGTCAACGAGATCACCGCGGCCGACGGCGAGGCCCGGTTCATCCAGGCGGACCTCGCGGATCCGGCCGGCATCGACCGGCTCGCCGCCGAAGTCGGTGAGATCGACGTCTTGGTCAACAATGCCGGGCATGCCGTCTTGGCGCCGACCGAGGAGATGAAGCTCTCCGACTACGACGCGATGTTCGCCGGCAATGTCCGCGCGGCGTTCTTCCTCGTGGCGGCGTTCGCCCCGGCGATGGCGGCAAGGGGGTCGGGCAGCGTGATCAACATGGGCAGCATGGCCGGCAGCCTCGGCCTGGCCACGGCAGCCGCGTACGGCGCGACCAAGGCCGCGCTGGCATCCCTGACGCAGAGCTGGACTGCTGAGTACAGCGGCCGCGGCGTCCGCTTCAACACCGTCGCCCCCGGTCCGGTCTACACCCGGCCCGATTTCCGCTACCTGTACGACGCGATCGCCGAGACCACCGCAATGAAGCGCGCGGCCGAGCCCGCCGAGATCGCCGAGGTCGTCGCCTTTCTCGCGTCGTCGAAGGCCAGCTACATCACCGGCGCGACCGTCGCCGTCGACGGCGGCCGCACCGCCATCTGA
- a CDS encoding YcnI family copper-binding membrane protein: MSSTRTALRRAGTLTALATAGVLTAAGSAFAHVTVHPDSYAKGAADGVLTFRVPNEEDTADTTEVQVFLPTDHPVLGVLVTPQDGWTAKVTTTRLKTPVKTDDGTITDAVSRITWSGGRIRSGEYHDFDVAFGQLPDDTDQLGFKTLQTYSDGKVVRWIEETQKGGEEPESPVPVLKLTARTTGDENAPMTASSSEPKATAEASSSDSTARGLGIAGLVVGVLGLVAAGMAIARGRSARSS, translated from the coding sequence ATGTCCTCGACACGCACCGCCCTGCGCCGGGCAGGCACCCTTACCGCCCTCGCGACTGCCGGCGTCCTGACCGCCGCGGGCTCCGCTTTCGCGCACGTCACCGTCCACCCCGACAGCTACGCCAAGGGCGCCGCGGACGGTGTCCTCACCTTCCGCGTGCCCAATGAGGAGGACACTGCCGACACCACCGAGGTGCAGGTCTTCCTCCCCACCGACCACCCGGTCCTGGGCGTACTCGTCACCCCTCAGGACGGCTGGACCGCGAAGGTGACGACCACCAGGCTCAAGACCCCCGTCAAGACCGACGACGGGACCATCACCGACGCCGTCTCCCGGATCACCTGGTCCGGCGGACGGATCCGGTCCGGCGAGTACCACGACTTCGATGTCGCTTTCGGCCAGTTGCCGGACGACACCGATCAGTTGGGCTTCAAGACGCTGCAGACCTACTCCGACGGCAAGGTCGTCCGCTGGATCGAGGAGACGCAGAAGGGCGGGGAGGAGCCGGAGAGCCCGGTGCCCGTCCTCAAGCTCACCGCCAGGACCACGGGTGACGAGAACGCGCCCATGACCGCCTCGTCCTCGGAGCCGAAGGCCACGGCCGAGGCGTCGAGCAGCGACTCGACCGCACGTGGCCTCGGCATTGCCGGGCTTGTCGTGGGCGTTCTGGGGCTTGTCGCAGCCGGGATGGCCATCGCTCGCGGCCGCAGCGCCCGCTCCTCCTAG
- a CDS encoding CchlQ produces the protein MEWGTLIATLGGAVIAISGTVLADRLRTRQEVDRGLGARRREAYIDFIAAAGAAHTQLRGLAQGPDAATDLESASRAALTDARLYEVRERLFIEASATVAGAGQAMFEQLRALRSAVAAGAPVSSPALHDAYHPYIASVWAYRVAVRDELEGRSLSPAVFGWHAWDGKERCPLCGDLAGTG, from the coding sequence GTGGAGTGGGGGACATTGATCGCGACGCTGGGCGGCGCCGTGATCGCGATATCCGGGACCGTTCTGGCCGATCGTCTGCGCACGCGGCAGGAGGTCGACCGCGGCCTCGGCGCGCGGCGCCGCGAGGCGTACATCGATTTCATCGCTGCCGCGGGCGCCGCGCATACGCAGCTGCGCGGGCTCGCGCAGGGCCCTGATGCCGCTACCGACCTGGAGTCGGCCAGCCGCGCCGCCTTGACCGACGCCAGGCTCTACGAGGTACGGGAGAGGCTGTTCATCGAGGCCAGCGCGACGGTTGCCGGCGCTGGCCAGGCGATGTTCGAGCAGCTACGTGCACTGCGCAGCGCCGTCGCCGCAGGCGCGCCTGTCTCCTCGCCCGCCCTCCATGACGCCTACCACCCGTACATCGCGAGCGTGTGGGCGTACCGGGTCGCGGTCCGCGACGAACTGGAGGGGCGGTCCCTGTCACCCGCCGTCTTCGGCTGGCACGCCTGGGACGGCAAGGAGCGATGCCCCCTGTGCGGAGACCTGGCGGGCACGGGCTGA
- a CDS encoding YbfB/YjiJ family MFS transporter: MSLRTQRRFSARSSGPFHSPWTHVAQAAAALAAGMGVGRFVYTPILPLMHTQAGLSSAAGANLATANYVGYLVGALLGIALPTLVRSPAVLRGSLIVLTGSLAGMPATHSTTVWIVLRLLAGLASALIFVVAVSSVLSHLREHPVHLPGWAFGGVGAGIALSGLLVLVLRSVADWRAAWWASAGLAAVFAAVSWNLRPEGTPASNVSSTTGTARRPGPRTHRWFTALFAAYTLEGIGYIVAGTFLVAAIEQSSPGWAGSGAWVLVGLAAVPSSALWAWLGRRWSRPDLLCAALVIQAVGIALPALIGGVTAALFSALLFGATFLGVSTIALAAGTHLQFPRSVALLTAGYSVGQILGPLVVTPLLHHGYHQALILAALVVLAAAGAAAVLRIGFPHHMAVVRSTVPGWQSAPAESAPVRTDRS, translated from the coding sequence ATGAGCTTGCGCACCCAGCGCCGCTTCTCCGCCCGATCCAGCGGGCCGTTCCACTCGCCTTGGACCCACGTCGCGCAAGCCGCCGCGGCGCTCGCCGCGGGCATGGGGGTCGGCCGCTTCGTCTACACCCCGATCCTTCCTCTGATGCACACCCAGGCAGGGCTGTCCTCCGCTGCAGGCGCGAACCTGGCCACCGCCAACTACGTCGGCTACCTCGTCGGCGCACTCCTGGGCATCGCGCTGCCCACGCTGGTCCGCTCACCCGCAGTCCTGCGCGGTTCCCTGATCGTCCTGACCGGCAGCCTCGCCGGCATGCCCGCCACACACAGCACCACCGTGTGGATCGTGCTGCGCCTGCTGGCCGGCCTGGCCAGCGCCCTGATCTTCGTCGTCGCCGTCAGCTCGGTCCTCAGCCACCTGCGAGAACACCCCGTTCACCTGCCCGGCTGGGCATTCGGTGGAGTCGGCGCAGGCATCGCTCTGTCGGGTCTGCTCGTTCTCGTCCTGCGCTCCGTCGCCGACTGGCGGGCCGCCTGGTGGGCCTCGGCCGGACTCGCTGCCGTCTTCGCCGCTGTTTCGTGGAATCTGCGTCCCGAGGGCACGCCCGCATCCAACGTCAGCTCCACGACGGGGACCGCCCGCCGGCCGGGTCCGCGCACGCACCGCTGGTTCACGGCCCTGTTCGCCGCCTACACCCTGGAGGGCATCGGCTACATCGTCGCCGGCACGTTCCTGGTCGCCGCGATCGAGCAGAGCTCCCCGGGCTGGGCAGGCAGCGGCGCCTGGGTGCTCGTCGGTCTGGCCGCCGTACCGTCCTCGGCGCTGTGGGCCTGGCTGGGCCGACGCTGGTCCCGCCCCGACCTGTTGTGCGCCGCCCTCGTCATCCAGGCGGTCGGCATCGCCCTCCCCGCACTGATCGGCGGCGTGACGGCCGCCTTGTTCTCCGCGCTGCTGTTCGGCGCGACGTTCCTCGGCGTCAGCACCATCGCCCTGGCTGCAGGAACCCACCTGCAGTTCCCCCGCTCAGTCGCACTGCTGACCGCCGGCTACTCGGTAGGCCAGATCCTCGGCCCACTGGTCGTCACCCCACTGCTTCACCACGGCTACCACCAGGCCCTGATCCTGGCCGCCCTGGTGGTCCTCGCCGCCGCCGGTGCCGCCGCCGTCCTGCGGATCGGCTTCCCGCACCACATGGCCGTTGTGCGCAGCACCGTCCCCGGATGGCAGTCCGCACCGGCAGAATCCGCGCCGGTCCGGACCGATCGCTCTTGA